CCAGCAGCGCACCCTTCCCCTGCCTGACGGCGCGGAGGCAACCCTCGTGCGCCACGTGCCCTCGACGACGGACGGGCCGCCACGACGGGTGGCCGTGCTCTACGTGCACGGGTTCGTCGACTACTTCTTCCACCCGCACGTGGCCCGCGCGCTCGCCGACGCCGGGTACGCGTTCTACGCCGTCGACCTGCGCGGGTTCGGGCGTTCGCTGGCCGCGCACACGGCCGCGGGCGGGGACCCCAACCTGGTCGCGGATCTAGGGCTGCACGCCCAGGACCTCGACGTCGCCGCCGCGACCGTCCGCGCCCAGGGGCACGAGCGGCTCGTGGTCCTGGGGCACTCGATGGGCGGTCTCGTCACGACGCTGTGGGCGGCCGGACGCGCGGGGCGCGCCGACGCGCTCGTGCTCAACAGCCCGTGGTTCGACCTCAACGAGAACTGGCTCAAGCGGGTGCCCGTGACGCGCGTGCTCGACGTCGTCGGCCGGATCGCTCCGCGCCTCGTCGTCGGCGGCCTGCACCCGCACTACGGCACGGCGCTGCACGCCGCCACGGGCGGCGAGTGGGACTTCGATCTCGGCTGGAAGCCGCACGAGGGCTTCCCCGTGCGGGCCGGGTGGATCCGCACCGTGCGGCGCGGGCAGCGGCGGATCAACGGCGGGGCGGCCGACGTCGCGGTGCCCACGCTGGTGCTCGCCTCCGGCCGGACCGGCTCGCACACGAAGCACCACGACGGCCTGCTGACCACGGACTCCGTGCTGGCGGTCGAGCACGTGCGCGCGGGCGCCCGGCGGATCGGCGCGGACGTGCGCTTCGTCGAGATCGAGGGCGGCGCGCACGACCTGGCACTCTCGCCGTCGCCCGCACGCGAGCGCTACCTGGAAGCGGTCACCGACTGGCTCCGGGAGCGCGTCCCGCCCGGACCGGGTCAGCCGAAGAGCAGCGCGGCGCGGTAGGCCGGGTCGCCGTAGGCGGCGAGGCGGTCCAGCGTCGCCCGCGGCAACGCGAGGTCGGCACCGTCCAGCCACGACTCACCCAGGTGGTTGTCCGTCCACGGGTCGTGGGCGACGACGACGTCGCCACGCACCGCGTGCACCGTGATCCAGTGCGGGCACACGTCCACATGCATGGGGTGCTCGTCGATGAGGACGACGGCGTGACCGCCCGCGGCGACGTGCGCCACGATCTCGTCGATGCCGAAGTCGCGCGTCTCGACGTCGAGGCCCGCCGCGAGCGCCCGTTCCCGGAAGCCTCGCTGGATGAAGGAGCGGGTGTCCCGCTCCCAGTCGGTCGTCACGCCCTCGAGCAGGACGGGATCGGGCGTGGTGACGAGCACCCGTGGCCGGTGCCCGCGGGCTGCTGCCGCGACGGCGAGCCCGAAGGGGTCGCTGCCGACGAGCGTGTTCGCCTCGCGGTAGAGCGTGAGCTCGGCGTCGCGGCCGAGCGCGTCGTCGTCGCCCGCCGCGGCCATCACGACGCCGACGGCGACCGGGCCGCACGTGAGCTCGGTCGTCTGGCGGTAGTAGGGGAC
The Xylanimonas cellulosilytica DSM 15894 DNA segment above includes these coding regions:
- a CDS encoding alpha/beta hydrolase, encoding MSTTWHSDVLGDDFQQRTLPLPDGAEATLVRHVPSTTDGPPRRVAVLYVHGFVDYFFHPHVARALADAGYAFYAVDLRGFGRSLAAHTAAGGDPNLVADLGLHAQDLDVAAATVRAQGHERLVVLGHSMGGLVTTLWAAGRAGRADALVLNSPWFDLNENWLKRVPVTRVLDVVGRIAPRLVVGGLHPHYGTALHAATGGEWDFDLGWKPHEGFPVRAGWIRTVRRGQRRINGGAADVAVPTLVLASGRTGSHTKHHDGLLTTDSVLAVEHVRAGARRIGADVRFVEIEGGAHDLALSPSPARERYLEAVTDWLRERVPPGPGQPKSSAAR
- a CDS encoding peptidase C39 family protein — translated: MTTTDEATTTVTVLDEATTASSVAGALGVPAGLTARWDLASGFQHRSLHVVRAGGRVAGVAFAVHRPLTAYEKVAGLWTAPAHDDAATAAGLLASVVSAARAAGAVVVKVELDPRAVADTALVADAARAAGFADLPAPVGGAAHPVGPHDVPAGLARWLDDAPAPVPVPYYRQTTELTCGPVAVGVVMAAAGDDDALGRDAELTLYREANTLVGSDPFGLAVAAAARGHRPRVLVTTPDPVLLEGVTTDWERDTRSFIQRGFRERALAAGLDVETRDFGIDEIVAHVAAGGHAVVLIDEHPMHVDVCPHWITVHAVRGDVVVAHDPWTDNHLGESWLDGADLALPRATLDRLAAYGDPAYRAALLFG